AGTTTTCATGGTGTTACCACAGGCAATCCAGCGCACGTGATAGTCTGTTGCAAGACTTTTGACGCGAGCATAGATTTCTGGCGGAACTTTACGCTGAGGGTGTTTTGCTAAAACATGAATACCAGGCCCGATGGCAACGACAGCAATAGCAACATTGTCCCCAAATTCAGTAATCATCGCTTGAATAGAGTTCAAAATATGTGTTTGATAATCTGGGTCGGATTTGTTCCACATATAAACCGCTTTGTGTTCTGGTGGGTCACCTGGAAAACGATCGCTTGGAGGAGTCTGAAGTTCTGGAAAAACCTTTAGAGTATGATTGGCCGGATTGGTTATTTCTGCATAGCCAGATAGCGGAATCATTAGCAGCAGAACCAAAGAAAACAGATTGAATCTGAAGAATTGAGTGCTGGCGATATGTTTCATATCAAGTCCTTTATGGGGTTTGATGAAAAATTTCAAGTTTATTGCTTTTAGTCTAAACGTTATTATATAGCGAATTATTCCAAATTATGATTGAGAAAAGAATGAGTTTACAGAGCGCAATAGAGTCAAAAATAGAAAGTACATTTCACGTTAATTATCTGAATATGGAAAATGAAAGTCACATGCACTCAGGGCCCGCAACAGAATCTCACTTCAAGATGACATTGGTAGCAGAAGAGTTTGAGGGATTATCTAAAGTAAAACGACATCAAGCTGTGTATAAGGTATTATCGGAAGAAATGCCAAAATTTCATGCGCTGGCATTGCACACGTTTTCACCAAAAGAGTGGTTGGAATCTCCACAAGTTTCAGACTCGCCGCTTTGTCGAGGTGGTGGAAAGTAAATTACTCTTCTGGTTCGTGGTTGGGGTCGGTTTCAGGGTGTTTTAGTCGCCAGATATAAATGAACTTTTCGCGGTCTAGCTTGTTTTGCAAGAGTTTCATTGCGGCGATGTACTGTTCGATATAGATGAAGTTTTTTCTACGTACGGTTTGCCATAAATGGCGATATTTTGTCGGTAAAAAGTCGTTGAAATGCGGTAGTAATCCATACTCGCCTTCAACGGCTTCAATGCGTTTCATGGCTTCTATACGGGCTAGATTTTTAAACTTGCGCTCGTATTGATCTAGCATTTGTCCAATGAGAAATACGAAAGTAGCTCCGATGATGAAACTGGCGATGAAGTAGCCTGTTAAAAAAGTGCCAAGTAGGGTGACGATGACCAAAAATA
This portion of the Hydrogenovibrio marinus genome encodes:
- a CDS encoding DsrE family protein; this translates as MKHIASTQFFRFNLFSLVLLLMIPLSGYAEITNPANHTLKVFPELQTPPSDRFPGDPPEHKAVYMWNKSDPDYQTHILNSIQAMITEFGDNVAIAVVAIGPGIHVLAKHPQRKVPPEIYARVKSLATDYHVRWIACGNTMKTIGWTDQDIRPFAEYAQVGAAALMALQEHGYKLLVW
- a CDS encoding BolA family protein; the protein is MSLQSAIESKIESTFHVNYLNMENESHMHSGPATESHFKMTLVAEEFEGLSKVKRHQAVYKVLSEEMPKFHALALHTFSPKEWLESPQVSDSPLCRGGGK